In Brassica napus cultivar Da-Ae chromosome C2, Da-Ae, whole genome shotgun sequence, the sequence AAAATGTATTCAGCTCAATTAAGCCGGAGATGTTTTGTTTCCATTTCATGAACGAACGTGCCGATTACACACACAAACCCATTATTGCATGAGAACGTTACACTCATCATTTTATTCAATCGAAGGAAGTTACAAATACAAAAGAAATCACCAGTTAAAAAGCAAAAGACGACAGGCAACACGTTCAACCTTTATTTTTTCGGTATGTCTTCAGATATCTCATACGTATTCAACTTACGGGCATTGGAAACTTGGTGGAGCAAATCTGCTACAAGCATTGAAAAGTACACTGATATCGATGGGAAGGTGAACGTTGATGCCAAGAACGTTAACGTCGAGCGcggtacagagacagactgcAGCCTCAAGGTCAGCCAAGCCTGCAATGAGCGAGCAGCACGGCGGTACTGGTGGCGGTGTGTTTCCTAATGTTAAGTCAATTGCATTGAGCACATTAGTGCAAGCACC encodes:
- the LOC106379744 gene encoding putative lipid-binding protein AIR1, whose amino-acid sequence is MAPRTSLALFLFLNLLFFTYTSAQGTCPRNALQIGACTNVLNAIDLTLGNTPPPVPPCCSLIAGLADLEAAVCLCTALDVNVLGINVHLPIDISVLFNACSRFAPPSFQCP